The Styela clava chromosome 13, kaStyClav1.hap1.2, whole genome shotgun sequence genome has a window encoding:
- the LOC120333078 gene encoding uncharacterized protein LOC120333078 isoform X1 has translation MGCPCSKFSSEDEDGEEVIEVSKSVEDDVTELNVLADEGIRDHVMVIDMEMVKEMIEQVIEDARKVLKADPDRMRDRLEDNDSSAEKDTKEKLEIHRRVQSTMCSDEEDAKKIGISWSHAIRQQSWKINGGRLFSETSVFDSEDSSWTLEIKEKLACLRSQDTICHRKYLVNGNIFYVDKEKRLDSLGRKTIHEPRGRGRILQYQRRSYIDEDLSNED, from the exons ATGGGTTGCCCTTGTTCTAAGTTTTCATCAGAGGATGAAGATGGCgaagaagttattgaggtaagtaAATCAGTTGAGGATGATGTGACGGAATTGAATGTTTTGGCAGATGAAGGAATTCGTGATCACGTCATGGTCATTGATATGGAGATGGTGAAGGAAATGATTGAGCAGGTGATTGAGGATGCGAGGAAGGTGTTAAAGGCAGACCCAGACCGAATGAGAGATAGATTAGAAGACAACGACAGCAGCGCGGAGAAGGACACAAAAGAAAAGCTGGAAATACACCGTAGAG TGCAATCTACTATGTGTTCTGACGAAGAAGACGCAAAGAAGATTGGGATCAGTTGGTCACACGCGATTCGCCAACAG tcgTGGAAGATCAACGGAGGACGTTTGTTTTCAGAAACATCTGTTTTTGATTCAGAAGATTCGTCGTGGACATTGGAAATTAAAGAAAAG CTCGCATGCCTACGCTCTCAGGATACAATATGTCATCGAAAATATTTGGTGAATGGCAATATCTTTTACGTTGACAAGGAGAAGAGATTGGATTCATTAGGAAGAAAGACCATACACGAGCCAAGAGGACGAGGGAGAATCCTACAATATCAACGAAG ATCTTACATCGACGAGGACTTGAGCAACGAAGACTAA
- the LOC120333078 gene encoding uncharacterized protein LOC120333078 isoform X2, which yields MVIDMEMVKEMIEQVIEDARKVLKADPDRMRDRLEDNDSSAEKDTKEKLEIHRRVQSTMCSDEEDAKKIGISWSHAIRQQSWKINGGRLFSETSVFDSEDSSWTLEIKEKLACLRSQDTICHRKYLVNGNIFYVDKEKRLDSLGRKTIHEPRGRGRILQYQRRSYIDEDLSNED from the exons ATGGTCATTGATATGGAGATGGTGAAGGAAATGATTGAGCAGGTGATTGAGGATGCGAGGAAGGTGTTAAAGGCAGACCCAGACCGAATGAGAGATAGATTAGAAGACAACGACAGCAGCGCGGAGAAGGACACAAAAGAAAAGCTGGAAATACACCGTAGAG TGCAATCTACTATGTGTTCTGACGAAGAAGACGCAAAGAAGATTGGGATCAGTTGGTCACACGCGATTCGCCAACAG tcgTGGAAGATCAACGGAGGACGTTTGTTTTCAGAAACATCTGTTTTTGATTCAGAAGATTCGTCGTGGACATTGGAAATTAAAGAAAAG CTCGCATGCCTACGCTCTCAGGATACAATATGTCATCGAAAATATTTGGTGAATGGCAATATCTTTTACGTTGACAAGGAGAAGAGATTGGATTCATTAGGAAGAAAGACCATACACGAGCCAAGAGGACGAGGGAGAATCCTACAATATCAACGAAG ATCTTACATCGACGAGGACTTGAGCAACGAAGACTAA
- the LOC144431451 gene encoding uncharacterized protein LOC144431451: MGCPCSKFSSEDEDGEEVIEVSKSVEGNVTELNVLADEGIRDQDIDMEMVKEMIEQVIEDARKVLKAEADRMKDRLEDKDSSAEKDTKEKLEIHRRVQSTMCSDEEDAKKIGISWSDAIRQQSWKINGGRLFSETSVFDSEDSSWTLEIKEKLACLRSQDTICHRKYLVNGNIFYVDKKKRLDSLRRKTIHEPRGRGRILQYQRRSYIDEDFNEE, encoded by the exons ATGGGTTGCCCTTGTTCTAAGTTTTCATCAGAGGATGAAGATGGCgaagaagttattgaggtaagtaAATCAGTTGAGGGTAATGTGACGGAATTGAATGTTTTGGCAGATGAAGGAATTCGTGATCAAGACATTGATATGGAGATGGTGAAGGAAATGATTGAGCAGGTGATTGAGGATGCGAGGAAGGTGTTGAAGGCAGAGGCAGACCGAATGAAAGATAGATTAGAAGACAAAGACAGCAGCGCGGAAAAGGATACGAAAGAAAAGCTGGAAATACACCGTAGAG TGCAATCTACTATGTGCTCTGACGAAGAAGACGCAAAGAAGATTGGGATCAGTTGGTCAGACGCGATTCGCCAGCAG tcGTGGAAGATTAACGGAGGAcgtttgttttcggaaacatCTGTTTTCGATTCAGAAGATTCGTCGTGGACATTAGAAATTAAAGAAAAG CTCGCATGCCTACGCTCTCAAGATACAATATGTCATCGAAAATATTTGGTGAATGGCAATATCTTTTACGTTGACAAGAAGAAGAGATTGGATTCATTAAGAAGAAAGACCATACACGAGCCAAGAGGACGAGGGAGAATCCTACAATATCAACGAAG ATCTTACATCGACGAGGACTTCAACGAAGAATAA
- the LOC144431458 gene encoding microfibril-associated glycoprotein 4-like: protein MNSLVNFYRDWNDYVIGFGETPNEHWLGLETLHQLTSSNSYELLIDMEDWEGNKRYARYSNFRVANAASYYTLYVSGYSGNAGDSFCRHNGSNFTTKDRDYDDHVGNCAVLYKGAWWYSACHSSNLNGHYFVGGNHDSYADGVEWSAWKGHYYSLKFTEMKIRIKI from the exons ATGAATAGCTTAGTCAATTTCTATCGTGATTGGAATGATTATGTAATTGGATTCGGGGAAACGCCGAATGAGCATTGGCTTG GTCTTGAAACTTTGCATCAATTAACTTCTTCCAACAGCTACGAACTATTGATTGACATGGAGGATTGGGAAGGAAATAAACGCTACGCAAGATATTC GAACTTTCGAGTAGCAAATGCGGCATCATATTATACTCTCTACGTAAGTGGATACTCGGGGAATGCTGGTGATTCATTTTGTCGACACAATGGATCCAATTTCACTACGAAAGATAGAGATTACGATGACCACGTTGGCAATTGTGCAGTGTTGTATAAAGGAGCCTGGTGGTACAGTGCGTGCCATTCTTCCAACCTTAACGGCCATTACTTCGTAGGAGGAAATCATGATTCTTACGCTGATGGTGTGGAATGGAGTGCTTGGAAAGGCCATTATTATTCACTTAAATTCACAGAaatgaaaataagaataaaaatttag